In Mycobacterium branderi, the DNA window GGCAGGTGTTCGGCGGACACCGCCGCGCCGACGGGCACTGGGCGCTGCCGGAATTGGCCGCCGAGGTCGCCTCGCCGGATGCCGCGCTGCACATCGGTCCGCAGTTCGCAGTGTTGGAGGCGGCGGCGACCGAGGCTGCGGCAACCGACCGGCTGCAAGGCCTTTCATCGCAGGTGATGTTTGTCGCGCGCGGAAAGGTAGGTCCCTTCCGCGTCGAGGCGGAACCGATTCCAGGTGCGGACGACAAGGTCGCGGTGCGCACGATCATGCACGACGAAGGCGCCGACGACCGCGTCATCACGGTCGGGTCCTATGTTTTCGAGGCACACCGATGACCCGCTCCGACGACGACGAGTGGGACATTGTCAGCAGCGTGGGCTACACCGCGCTGCTGGTGGCCGGATGGCGCGCCGTGCACGCCACCAGCCCCGACCCGCTGGTGCGAGACGACTACGCCAAGCTTTTCATCACTGCGTCGGCGGATCCGTACCTGACCGGGGTGCTGGCCAATCCGCCGACTTCGCAGACCGCGACGGCGTTTCCGCGGCTCTACGGCGTGCAGACCCGGTTCTTCGACGAATTCTTCGTCGCGGCTACCGCCACCGGCATACGGCAGGCCGTCATCGTGGCGGCCGGCTTGGACTCGCGTGCCTACCGGCTCGACTGGCCCAGCGGCACAAAGGTTTTCGAGGTCGACCAGCCGAAAGTGCTGGAGTTCAAATCCCGAGTGCTCGCCGGGCAGGCGGCCGAGCTCGCTGCGCAGCGAATCGAGGTCGCTGCGGATCTGCGCGAAGACTGGTCGATACCGCTGCGCGCCGCGGGCTTTGATCCGGACCAGCCCACCGCCTGGTCGCTGGAGGGCCTGCTGCCCTACTTGACCGGCCAAGCCCAAGACGCGTTGTTCACCCGCATCGACGAGCTCTCGGCGCCGGCCAGCCGTATTGCGATCGGCGCGCTCGGATCTTGTCTCGACCAGGACCGGCTCGCCGCTTTGGAAGCGACCTACCCCGGACTGAACATGTCCGGTGACGTCGACTTCGCTTCGCTGACTTACGGCGACGAGGCCAAAACCAAACCGGCACAATGGCTCGCCGAGCACGGCTGGACCGTGGATCCCGTGCGCAACACGCTGCAACTGCAAGCCGGCTACGGCAGGACTCCACCAGAGGTGGACGCGCAGATCGACGCCATCATGCACTCCGAATACGTCACGGCGACGCGGTGAGCCACATGCACGCATCGGAAGCTGTTGCCGAGATCGCCGCCGCTCCGCCCGGCCCGCAGGTGGGCGCATTCTTCGACCTCGACGGCACGCTGGTGGCCGGCTTCACCGCCACCGCCCACGCCGGCCACCGGATCCGTCGCCGGCAGGCCAGGATCGGCGAAGTCCTCGGTGTGGCAGAAGCGATGATGCGATACCGGTTCGGGCGCATGGAATTCGAGCGGCTGGTGGTGCGGGGTGCGGGCTATCTGCGCGGTGAGTCCCTGGCGGAGCTCGACGAACTCGGAGAGCGCCTGTTCGTCGAGCGCATCGCGGCTCGGGTCTTCCCCGGGATGCGTGACATCGTCGCGGCCCATCAGCAGCGCGGGCACACCGTGGTGCTCAGTTCGTCGGCGCTGACCATCCACGCGCGCCCGGTGGCACGCTTCCTTGGAATCACCCACGTTCTGTGCAACCAGTTCGAGCTGGATGACCGCGGCCTGCTGACCGGTGACATCACCCGGCCCATCGTGTGGGGCGCGAAGAAAGCCGCTGCCGCACAGCACTTTTGCGCTGCCAACGGTATCGAGCTGGACGACAGTTACTTCTACGCCGACGGTGACGAGGATCTGGCGCTGATGTCGTTGGTCGGCCACCCCCGCCCAGTCAACCCGCGCTCGCGGCTCGCGGCGGTATCCGCCGAGCGGGGCTGGCCGGTGCTGCGGGTCGCGCACGCCGGCGGCAGGCGAGCAGCCCTGACCCGCGAGTGGCCAGTTATTGCACGCTTTACGCGAAATAGCGTGCAATAATTGGCCACTCGGCGCTGAGGGTTACAGCTTGTGCGGGACGTCGAGGATCAGACCACCATCCATGACGTATTCGCTGCCGGTGGAGTAGGACGATTCGTCGCTGGCCAAGAACAGCACGAACGTCGACACCTCTTCCGACTGCGCGGGGCGGCCGAGCGGAATCGTGAGCATGTTGTCCGGAAAGTGCTTGGTCATCGGAGTGCGGATGAAACCCGGATGAATCGAGTTCACCCGAATGTTTTTCGGCGCCAGCTCCAACGCTGCCGATTTGGTCAGCCCGCGCACCGCCCACTTCGACGCCACGTAGGGGTGCACCATCTGCGCGCCGCGCAGTCCCTCGATCGACGACACGTTGATGATCGACCCGCCGCCGGCGGCGATCATCGGCTCCACCGCCACCCGCATGCCCAAAAACGTGCCGGTGAGGTTGACGTCAATGACCTTCTGCCACTTGGCCATATCGAACTTGTGGATCTGGCCGAGGGCGACGATGCCGGCGTTGTTGACCAGGACGTTGAGCTTGCCGAACTCCTGGACCGCGGTCGCGGCGGCCGCTTCCCACTGCTCGAGCTCAGTGACGTCGAGATGCACGTAGCGCGCCGCGTCGCCGAGTTCGTCTGCCAGCGCCTTGCCCTCGTCGTCGAGGATGTCGCCGATCACCACCTTGGCGCCCTCGTCGACAAGCAGCCGGGCATGGGCAGCACCCATCCCCCTGGCGCCGCCACTGATCAGTGCAACCTTGCCGTCCACGCGTCCCATGACGGGTCAGGCTACCGCAGCGTCGGACAGGTGCCGGTGACGAGCGGCAGATCCAGCGTCGTGCGGATACCGGGCTCGGCCGCGACCACCGCGGGGATCGCGTTCACGATCCGCCCCGCCGCGGCCACGATCGCGGCGTGGTTGTGATCGCCCTTGCTGCTGCTCGGGCAGATGTCGACGGCATAGGACGGCTCGCCGGTGATCTCGACGCGGTACGAGCCGCCGGGCTGCGCGGGCTGAGCCCAGTCGGGTCGCAGGTCGCCGCGCAACCGGGTCACGTGCTCGATGATGATGACAGGCTCGCCCTTGAGCATGCCGCGGATCTCGAATCGCATCGCGGCGACGCTGCCCTTAGGGACGTGGCCGGCGGCGATGTCGAAGGCCTCCGGCGCCGGCTCACGTTCGCAGGATTCAGTGATGTCGTCCACCTCGATGCCCAGCCCGGCCGCCAGTTGGCGGATCGCCGTGCCCCACGCGATGCCCAGAACGCCCGGCTGAAACAGAATCGGGAGTTCGTCGAGTGGCTTCCCGAAGCCCATCACGTCGAACATCACGGTGGCGCCGTCGTAGGTGGCGTAGTCGGCGATTTCCATGCAGCGCACCTGCTCGACACGCTGACAGGTGCCGGCGAACGCCAACGGGATCAAGTCGTTGGCGAACCCCGGATCGACTCCGGTGATGAACAGGCTCGAATTGCCCAGGCGGGCAGCGTCTTCCACGCGGGCGATGTATTTGTCCGGCATCAGCTGCCACGGATACTGCAGCACTCCCGGCGCGGAGCCGACGACGTTGACGCCCGCGGCGAGAATGCGCAGGCAGTCGCCGATCGCCTCGGCGGGACGGTTGTCGGCCATCGCGCAGTACACCGCGCAGTCGGGCTGGGTGGCCAGCAGCGCGTCCAGGTCGTCGGTCGCCGTCACACCGGTGGTGACGTCGAGCCCGGCCAGCTCCCCGGCATCCTTGCCGACCTTGGCCTCTGTCGAGACGCACACCCCGGTCAGCTCGAAACGCGGGTCGGTGATGAGTTGGCTCAGCGCCAGACGGCCCACGTTGCCGGTGCCGATGTGCGCGACGCGGATCGTCATGCCCGCCTCCTTGCGAACTATGGGGTCTCGTACGGCTGGGCCGCCACGCGACACAGTACCGTGCGATGTACTAAACTAGAACACGTTCCAATTCTTCGACCGCCCCTAGTAAGGAACAACCATGCACACTCCCATCTGCGACGAACTCGGCATCGAGTTCCCGATCTTCGCCTTCACGCACTGCCGCGACGTCGTCGTCGCCGTGAGCAAGGCCGGCGGGTTCGGGGTGCTTGGCGCGGTCGGTTTCACCCCAGAGCAGCTGGAAATCGAGCTGAACTGGATCGACGAGAACATCGGCGACCACCCGTACGGGGTCGACATCGTGATCCCCAACAAGTACGAGGGCATGGACTCGCATCTGTCCGCCGAGGAGCTGGCCGAGACGCTGCGCAAGATGGTGCCGCAGGAGCACCTGGACTTCGCCAAGAAGATCCTCGCCGACCACGGTGTCCCGGTGGAGAACGCCGACGAGGACACTTTGCAGCTGCTGGGCTGGACGGAGGCGACCGCCACCCCGCAGGTCGAAGTCGCGCTGAAGCACCCGAAGGTGGCGATGATCGCCAACGCGCTCGGCACTCCCCCCGCCGAGATGATCACCCACATCCACGACGAAGGCCGCAAAGTGGCCGCGCTGTGCGGCTCGCCGTCGCAGGCCCGCAAGCACGCCGACGCGGGCGTCGACATCATCA includes these proteins:
- a CDS encoding HAD family hydrolase → MHASEAVAEIAAAPPGPQVGAFFDLDGTLVAGFTATAHAGHRIRRRQARIGEVLGVAEAMMRYRFGRMEFERLVVRGAGYLRGESLAELDELGERLFVERIAARVFPGMRDIVAAHQQRGHTVVLSSSALTIHARPVARFLGITHVLCNQFELDDRGLLTGDITRPIVWGAKKAAAAQHFCAANGIELDDSYFYADGDEDLALMSLVGHPRPVNPRSRLAAVSAERGWPVLRVAHAGGRRAALTREWPVIARFTRNSVQ
- a CDS encoding glucose 1-dehydrogenase; translation: MGRVDGKVALISGGARGMGAAHARLLVDEGAKVVIGDILDDEGKALADELGDAARYVHLDVTELEQWEAAAATAVQEFGKLNVLVNNAGIVALGQIHKFDMAKWQKVIDVNLTGTFLGMRVAVEPMIAAGGGSIINVSSIEGLRGAQMVHPYVASKWAVRGLTKSAALELAPKNIRVNSIHPGFIRTPMTKHFPDNMLTIPLGRPAQSEEVSTFVLFLASDESSYSTGSEYVMDGGLILDVPHKL
- a CDS encoding NAD(P)H-dependent amine dehydrogenase family protein, coding for MTIRVAHIGTGNVGRLALSQLITDPRFELTGVCVSTEAKVGKDAGELAGLDVTTGVTATDDLDALLATQPDCAVYCAMADNRPAEAIGDCLRILAAGVNVVGSAPGVLQYPWQLMPDKYIARVEDAARLGNSSLFITGVDPGFANDLIPLAFAGTCQRVEQVRCMEIADYATYDGATVMFDVMGFGKPLDELPILFQPGVLGIAWGTAIRQLAAGLGIEVDDITESCEREPAPEAFDIAAGHVPKGSVAAMRFEIRGMLKGEPVIIIEHVTRLRGDLRPDWAQPAQPGGSYRVEITGEPSYAVDICPSSSKGDHNHAAIVAAAGRIVNAIPAVVAAEPGIRTTLDLPLVTGTCPTLR
- a CDS encoding class I SAM-dependent methyltransferase produces the protein MTRSDDDEWDIVSSVGYTALLVAGWRAVHATSPDPLVRDDYAKLFITASADPYLTGVLANPPTSQTATAFPRLYGVQTRFFDEFFVAATATGIRQAVIVAAGLDSRAYRLDWPSGTKVFEVDQPKVLEFKSRVLAGQAAELAAQRIEVAADLREDWSIPLRAAGFDPDQPTAWSLEGLLPYLTGQAQDALFTRIDELSAPASRIAIGALGSCLDQDRLAALEATYPGLNMSGDVDFASLTYGDEAKTKPAQWLAEHGWTVDPVRNTLQLQAGYGRTPPEVDAQIDAIMHSEYVTATR
- a CDS encoding nitronate monooxygenase, with protein sequence MHTPICDELGIEFPIFAFTHCRDVVVAVSKAGGFGVLGAVGFTPEQLEIELNWIDENIGDHPYGVDIVIPNKYEGMDSHLSAEELAETLRKMVPQEHLDFAKKILADHGVPVENADEDTLQLLGWTEATATPQVEVALKHPKVAMIANALGTPPAEMITHIHDEGRKVAALCGSPSQARKHADAGVDIIIAQGGEAGGHCGEVGSIVLWPQVVKEVAPVPVLAAGGIGSGQQIAAALALGAQGAWTGSQWLMVEEASNTPVQQAAYAKASSRDTVRSRSFTGKPARMLRNDWTEAWEKPENPKPLGMPLQYMVSGMAVRATNKYPNETVDVAFNPVGQVVGQFTKVEKTSTVIERWVQEYLEATNRLDELNAAASA